Proteins found in one Ovis canadensis isolate MfBH-ARS-UI-01 breed Bighorn chromosome 20, ARS-UI_OviCan_v2, whole genome shotgun sequence genomic segment:
- the AGPAT1 gene encoding 1-acyl-sn-glycerol-3-phosphate acyltransferase alpha isoform X1 gives MLPTVPQTFASHLAAPPPTSRKQAHCPSPRPLQVTRMELWPGAGTLLLLLFLLLLLLLPTLWFCSPSAKYFFKMAFYNGWILFLAVLAIPVCAVRGRNVENMKILRLMLLHIKYLYGIRVEVRGAHHFPPSQPYVVVSNHQSSLDLLGMMEVLPGRCVPIAKRELLWAGSAGLACWLAGVIFIDRKRTGDAISVMSEVAQTLLTQDVRVWVFPEGTRNHNGSMLPFKRGAFHLAVQAQVPIVPIVMSSYQDFYCKKERRFTSGRCQVRVLPPVPTEGLKPDDVPALADRVRHSMLTVFREISTDGRGGGDYLKKPGGVGEARL, from the exons ATGCTCCCCACAGTCCCCCAAACCTTCGCCTCGCACCTtgccgccccgccccccacctccaggaAGCAGGCCCACTGCCCTTCGCCCCGCCCCCTGCAGGTGACCAGAATGGAGCTGTGGCCAGGGGCggggactctgctgctgctgctcttcctgctgctgctcctcctgCTGCCCACTCTGTGGTTCTGCAGCCCCAGTGCCAAGTACTTCTTCAAGATGGCCTTCTACAACGGCTGGATCCTCTTCCTGGCTGTGCTCGCCATCCCTGTGTGTGCCGTGCGAGGACGCAACGTCGAGAACATGAA GATCTTGCGTCTGATGCTACTCCACATCAAATACCTGTACGGGATCCGAGTGGAGGTACGAGGGGCCCACCACTTCCCTCCTTCACAGCCCTACGTCGTCGTCTCTAACCACCAGAGCTCCCTCGACCTGCTTG ggatgATGGAGGTGCTGCCAGGCCGCTGTGTGCCCATTGCCAAGCGGGAGCTGCTGTGGGCCGGCTCTGCTGGGCTGGCCTGCTGGCTGGCAGGAGTCATCTTCATTGACCGGAAGCGCACTGGGGATGCCATCAGTGTGATGTCTGAGGTCGCCCAGACCCTGCTTACACAGGAT GTACGGGTCTGGGTTTTTCCCGAGGGCACAAGAAACCACAACGGCTCCATGCTGCCCTTCAAACGTGGCGCCTTCCACCTCGCAGTGCAGGCCCAG GTTCCCATTGTGCCCATTGTCATGTCCTCCTATCAAGACTTCTATTGCAAGAAGGAGCGCCGCTTCACTTCGG GGCGGTGTCAGGTCCGGGTGCTGCCCCCAGTGCCCACAGAAGGGCTGAAGCCGGACGACGTCCCAGCTCTGGCTGACAGAGTCCGGCACTCCATGCTCACTGTTTTCCGGGAAATCTCCACTGATGGCAGGGGTGGTGGTGACTATCTGAAGAAGCCCGGAGGGGTGGGCGAGGCCCGGCTCTGA
- the AGPAT1 gene encoding 1-acyl-sn-glycerol-3-phosphate acyltransferase alpha isoform X2, with protein sequence MELWPGAGTLLLLLFLLLLLLLPTLWFCSPSAKYFFKMAFYNGWILFLAVLAIPVCAVRGRNVENMKILRLMLLHIKYLYGIRVEVRGAHHFPPSQPYVVVSNHQSSLDLLGMMEVLPGRCVPIAKRELLWAGSAGLACWLAGVIFIDRKRTGDAISVMSEVAQTLLTQDVRVWVFPEGTRNHNGSMLPFKRGAFHLAVQAQVPIVPIVMSSYQDFYCKKERRFTSGRCQVRVLPPVPTEGLKPDDVPALADRVRHSMLTVFREISTDGRGGGDYLKKPGGVGEARL encoded by the exons ATGGAGCTGTGGCCAGGGGCggggactctgctgctgctgctcttcctgctgctgctcctcctgCTGCCCACTCTGTGGTTCTGCAGCCCCAGTGCCAAGTACTTCTTCAAGATGGCCTTCTACAACGGCTGGATCCTCTTCCTGGCTGTGCTCGCCATCCCTGTGTGTGCCGTGCGAGGACGCAACGTCGAGAACATGAA GATCTTGCGTCTGATGCTACTCCACATCAAATACCTGTACGGGATCCGAGTGGAGGTACGAGGGGCCCACCACTTCCCTCCTTCACAGCCCTACGTCGTCGTCTCTAACCACCAGAGCTCCCTCGACCTGCTTG ggatgATGGAGGTGCTGCCAGGCCGCTGTGTGCCCATTGCCAAGCGGGAGCTGCTGTGGGCCGGCTCTGCTGGGCTGGCCTGCTGGCTGGCAGGAGTCATCTTCATTGACCGGAAGCGCACTGGGGATGCCATCAGTGTGATGTCTGAGGTCGCCCAGACCCTGCTTACACAGGAT GTACGGGTCTGGGTTTTTCCCGAGGGCACAAGAAACCACAACGGCTCCATGCTGCCCTTCAAACGTGGCGCCTTCCACCTCGCAGTGCAGGCCCAG GTTCCCATTGTGCCCATTGTCATGTCCTCCTATCAAGACTTCTATTGCAAGAAGGAGCGCCGCTTCACTTCGG GGCGGTGTCAGGTCCGGGTGCTGCCCCCAGTGCCCACAGAAGGGCTGAAGCCGGACGACGTCCCAGCTCTGGCTGACAGAGTCCGGCACTCCATGCTCACTGTTTTCCGGGAAATCTCCACTGATGGCAGGGGTGGTGGTGACTATCTGAAGAAGCCCGGAGGGGTGGGCGAGGCCCGGCTCTGA